A region from the Natronorubrum halophilum genome encodes:
- a CDS encoding SprT family zinc-dependent metalloprotease: MTDGDDDSGAELTIDDEIVARARIHAREVLREHDLEIDRASLEWSVTTRARRRVGACRWDADREVATIVLTRQAYERYEWSAFAGVVRHELVHAWEFQRFGESGHGPRFRERAARLEAARHCPTFSEPRYVLRCLSSDCDWRARRHRASKPVKVPDQYRCGSCGGSYEVEHAESGRTWTTASGFGGAKAALGETW; encoded by the coding sequence GTGACCGACGGCGACGACGATTCCGGCGCGGAGCTCACGATCGACGACGAAATCGTCGCTCGAGCCCGGATCCACGCCCGCGAGGTGCTTCGGGAACACGACCTCGAGATCGATCGCGCTTCCCTCGAGTGGAGCGTCACGACGCGCGCTCGCCGACGTGTGGGGGCGTGTCGGTGGGACGCGGACCGCGAAGTGGCGACGATCGTGCTCACGCGGCAGGCCTACGAGCGCTACGAGTGGTCGGCGTTCGCGGGCGTCGTCAGGCACGAACTCGTCCACGCGTGGGAGTTCCAGCGCTTCGGCGAATCGGGCCACGGGCCGCGGTTTCGCGAGCGAGCGGCGCGACTCGAGGCCGCGCGTCACTGCCCGACGTTTTCGGAGCCGCGGTACGTCCTACGCTGTCTTTCGAGCGACTGTGACTGGCGAGCGAGGCGACATCGCGCCTCGAAACCGGTGAAGGTGCCCGATCAGTACCGGTGTGGGTCGTGTGGCGGGAGCTACGAAGTCGAACACGCCGAGAGCGGGCGGACGTGGACGACCGCGAGCGGGTTCGGCGGGGCGAAGGCAGCGCTCGGCGAGACGTGGTGA
- a CDS encoding phosphorylase family protein: MTTDDTSLPEPREPDPDAPVRPTALVLTAAFEPPLDERQPWLERYELVDALAVPGTDTPLYLTDTGIAITTTGIGKSDAATTVTALLATPEIDLESAYIVSSGIAGSSPETTALGSVAIADAVVDWDRKHRWDHRAESNVAETAEFAVEPAESAAESDDERPIDLLAYRPRDYVHRLEDSVVDGALAAARGVDLLEDAGAREYQREYPKAPDAEPTVERGTTVCGDEFWHGLRYAREVEWLCERYGVAPYVTTQMEDAATATALERFGLCERYLSVRAVANYDRPAPGQSVAESFDGNPASLALAIDNAARIGSAVVEALVRTDPLEIGSGELE, translated from the coding sequence ATGACCACGGACGATACTTCGCTTCCGGAACCGCGCGAACCAGATCCGGACGCTCCCGTTCGACCCACCGCACTGGTGCTCACCGCAGCGTTCGAGCCGCCGCTCGACGAACGACAGCCGTGGCTCGAGCGGTACGAACTCGTGGACGCACTCGCGGTTCCCGGCACGGATACGCCTCTCTATCTGACCGACACCGGAATCGCGATCACGACGACCGGGATCGGCAAGAGCGACGCGGCGACGACTGTCACCGCGTTGCTCGCAACCCCTGAGATCGACCTCGAGTCGGCCTACATCGTCTCGAGCGGAATCGCGGGATCGTCGCCCGAAACGACCGCACTCGGCTCCGTCGCGATCGCGGACGCGGTCGTCGACTGGGACCGGAAACATCGATGGGACCACCGCGCAGAGTCGAACGTCGCCGAGACCGCCGAATTCGCCGTTGAACCCGCCGAATCGGCCGCGGAATCCGACGACGAGCGCCCGATCGATCTTCTCGCCTACCGTCCGCGGGACTACGTCCACCGTCTCGAGGACTCGGTCGTCGACGGCGCACTCGCCGCCGCTCGCGGCGTCGACCTGCTCGAGGACGCCGGCGCTCGCGAGTACCAGCGCGAGTATCCGAAGGCACCCGACGCAGAGCCGACGGTCGAACGCGGGACGACCGTCTGCGGCGACGAGTTCTGGCACGGCCTCCGGTACGCGCGGGAGGTCGAGTGGCTCTGCGAGCGCTACGGCGTCGCGCCCTACGTGACGACCCAGATGGAAGACGCCGCGACGGCGACCGCCCTCGAGCGTTTCGGGCTGTGCGAGCGGTATCTGAGCGTGCGCGCCGTCGCCAACTACGACCGGCCGGCACCCGGCCAGTCCGTCGCGGAGAGTTTCGACGGCAACCCGGCCAGCCTCGCGCTGGCGATCGACAACGCCGCTCGCATCGGATCGGCGGTCGTCGAGGCCCTCGTCCGGACGGACCCGCTCGAGATCGGATCGGGCGAACTCGAGTGA
- a CDS encoding poly-gamma-glutamate hydrolase family protein, with protein sequence MTRPPVRTHRLEETETGAYTELLYDDGANEEVLVCAAHGGHIEPGTAEQAVELAARLPNASCWACLGYDEQHSPFELWHPPSSAFGPEAYPLLAEIAERDFETVISFHGLGDDRVLVGGGTDADTKRRVGDRLESAVTASVEPVSAGRYAGVSPNNFVNWLSREGSGGLQLEQSRTVRIDEYDAVVSVLEELLEDGVL encoded by the coding sequence GTGACACGTCCGCCGGTTCGAACGCACCGACTCGAGGAAACCGAAACCGGAGCGTACACCGAGTTGCTGTACGACGACGGGGCCAACGAGGAGGTGTTGGTCTGTGCGGCACACGGCGGCCACATCGAACCCGGCACTGCGGAGCAGGCGGTCGAACTGGCCGCCCGACTCCCGAACGCCAGTTGCTGGGCGTGTCTCGGCTACGACGAGCAGCACAGCCCATTCGAGTTGTGGCATCCTCCCTCGAGCGCCTTCGGACCGGAGGCGTACCCGCTGCTCGCCGAGATCGCCGAACGCGACTTCGAGACCGTCATCAGCTTCCACGGTCTCGGCGACGACCGGGTGCTCGTCGGCGGCGGGACCGACGCCGACACGAAACGCCGCGTCGGCGACCGACTCGAGTCGGCGGTGACGGCGTCCGTCGAACCCGTTTCCGCGGGTCGGTACGCCGGGGTCAGCCCGAACAACTTCGTCAACTGGCTCTCGCGGGAGGGCTCCGGCGGCCTCCAACTCGAGCAGAGCCGCACCGTTCGAATAGACGAATACGACGCCGTCGTCTCCGTTCTCGAGGAATTGCTCGAAGACGGAGTCCTCTAA
- a CDS encoding 2-amino-3,7-dideoxy-D-threo-hept-6-ulosonate synthase, giving the protein MTTTGIDARLERIGTDGTYVIVPMDHGITMGAVQGLKDIESTIDGITSGGADAVLTQKGIAPRVHENKNGKGYIVHLNGSTTIGPDESEKRMTGTVEEAVRVGADAVSFHINVGSDHEPDQITQLAGVTETAERFGMPVLAMAYARGPGVDPEDPEALGHAVRLAEELGADVVKTGYSGDAESFQHVVESTRLPVVIAGGSRGTDRETIEMVRGVMDAGGAGVSMGRSIFQHEDPEAIARAVAGVVHDDRSTDDALTNAGLTLEA; this is encoded by the coding sequence ATGACTACCACAGGTATCGACGCGCGACTCGAGAGAATCGGCACAGACGGCACGTACGTGATCGTCCCGATGGATCACGGCATCACGATGGGTGCCGTTCAGGGATTGAAGGACATCGAATCGACGATCGACGGCATCACCAGCGGCGGAGCGGACGCGGTCCTCACACAGAAGGGGATCGCACCTCGCGTCCACGAAAATAAAAACGGCAAGGGGTACATCGTTCATCTCAACGGCTCGACGACGATCGGTCCCGACGAGAGCGAGAAACGGATGACCGGAACCGTCGAGGAAGCCGTTCGGGTCGGCGCGGACGCCGTCTCCTTCCACATCAACGTCGGCTCGGACCACGAACCCGACCAGATCACGCAGCTCGCCGGCGTAACGGAAACGGCCGAGCGCTTTGGCATGCCGGTGCTCGCGATGGCGTACGCCCGCGGACCGGGCGTCGATCCCGAGGACCCCGAGGCGCTTGGTCACGCGGTCCGTCTCGCGGAGGAACTCGGCGCAGACGTCGTCAAGACGGGCTACAGCGGCGACGCCGAGAGCTTCCAGCACGTCGTCGAGTCGACCCGACTGCCGGTCGTCATCGCCGGCGGCTCGAGAGGAACCGACCGGGAAACGATCGAGATGGTCCGCGGCGTGATGGACGCCGGCGGCGCGGGCGTCTCGATGGGGCGATCGATCTTCCAGCACGAGGACCCCGAAGCCATCGCCCGCGCGGTCGCCGGCGTCGTTCACGACGACCGTTCGACCGACGACGCGCTGACGAACGCCGGACTGACGCTCGAGGCCTGA
- the trpB gene encoding tryptophan synthase subunit beta produces MSTSDRERERDGERTFGQYGGQYVPEALMPALQELEDAYERYVLHNEDGFMDEFRERMRDFGGRPTPLQRADRLSERYGREIYLKREDLVHGGAHKLNNALGQVLLAKYMGKERVIAETGAGQHGTATAMAAAHLDVPCEIYMGRTDVNRQRPNVYRMRMNGAEVNPVEAGSATLKEAINETMRDWATTVERTHYVIGSVVGPHPFPKLVRDFQAVIGQEARKQIQEKAGRLPDSVVACAGGGSNTMGAFHEFVPDESVDLYAVEAGGSSLEIDEKAGLAPNSATLSTGTDGVLHGAMTKLLQSEDGQIMESHSVSAGLDYAGVGPELSHLVDIGRVTPASVDDDAALNGFHRLSRLEGIIPALESSHALGYLERAAGTAADEDLGDVIVVNVSGRGDKDLETVLEETEKRDLEAAPEVVVFDS; encoded by the coding sequence ATGAGCACGAGTGACCGCGAGCGCGAGCGTGACGGCGAGCGCACGTTCGGCCAGTACGGCGGCCAGTACGTTCCCGAGGCCCTGATGCCCGCCCTGCAGGAACTCGAGGACGCCTACGAGCGCTACGTGTTGCACAACGAGGATGGCTTCATGGACGAGTTCCGTGAGCGGATGCGCGACTTCGGCGGACGACCGACGCCGCTCCAGCGCGCGGATCGACTCAGCGAGCGCTACGGCCGCGAGATCTACCTCAAACGCGAGGACCTCGTCCACGGCGGGGCGCACAAGCTCAACAACGCGCTCGGGCAGGTCCTGCTGGCCAAGTACATGGGCAAAGAGCGGGTCATCGCTGAAACCGGCGCGGGCCAACACGGCACCGCGACCGCGATGGCGGCGGCCCACCTCGACGTGCCCTGCGAGATCTACATGGGCCGGACCGACGTCAACCGGCAGCGGCCGAACGTCTACCGGATGCGAATGAACGGAGCCGAGGTGAATCCGGTCGAGGCCGGCAGCGCCACGCTGAAAGAAGCGATCAACGAGACGATGCGCGACTGGGCGACGACCGTCGAGCGAACTCACTACGTCATCGGCTCGGTCGTCGGCCCCCACCCGTTCCCGAAACTGGTCCGGGATTTCCAGGCCGTCATCGGTCAGGAGGCCCGCAAACAGATCCAGGAGAAGGCCGGACGACTCCCCGACAGCGTCGTCGCCTGCGCCGGCGGCGGCTCGAACACGATGGGTGCCTTTCACGAGTTCGTTCCCGACGAATCCGTCGATCTCTACGCCGTCGAGGCCGGCGGTTCGAGCCTCGAGATCGACGAGAAAGCGGGACTCGCACCCAACTCCGCGACGCTCTCGACCGGAACCGACGGGGTGCTCCACGGCGCGATGACGAAGCTCCTCCAGAGCGAGGACGGACAGATCATGGAGTCTCACAGCGTGAGCGCCGGACTGGACTACGCCGGGGTCGGACCGGAGCTCTCCCACCTCGTCGACATCGGCCGCGTGACGCCAGCTAGCGTCGACGACGACGCCGCGCTCAACGGCTTCCACCGACTCTCGCGGCTCGAGGGGATCATTCCCGCACTCGAGTCGAGTCACGCGCTCGGCTATCTGGAGCGCGCGGCGGGAACCGCCGCGGACGAAGACCTCGGCGACGTCATCGTTGTCAACGTCTCCGGCCGCGGCGACAAGGACCTGGAAACGGTGCTCGAGGAGACCGAGAAGCGCGACCTCGAGGCTGCACCCGAAGTGGTGGTGTTCGACTCGTGA
- the trpC gene encoding indole-3-glycerol phosphate synthase, with the protein MNSDTELAPAVASILEAARERSGGGDGAVDVDARSLSDAIARAEADGRVPVIAEVKPTSPTADGTREDDPVELAEAMVEGGAAAISVLTEPSHFGGSPEALTRIREAVDVPVLRKDFVLREEQMDAVEADLLLLITRFVGVRESNDSRADQSASRSDAALEELIVAARDRGFQPLVEVHDRAELETALQAGAELIGVNNRDLARLEVDLETFESVAPHAPDEVTLIAESGVSTPDDVRRMREAGADALLIGSAVMDHGAGDSDVAENTRRLVRAADRDGIEEEDQI; encoded by the coding sequence ATGAACTCCGATACGGAGCTCGCTCCCGCGGTGGCGTCGATCCTCGAGGCCGCCCGGGAGCGGTCGGGTGGCGGCGATGGTGCCGTAGACGTCGACGCGCGGTCGCTATCCGACGCCATCGCGCGAGCCGAGGCAGACGGTCGCGTCCCGGTGATCGCCGAGGTAAAGCCGACGAGTCCGACAGCGGACGGCACGCGCGAGGATGACCCGGTCGAACTGGCCGAGGCGATGGTCGAGGGCGGTGCGGCGGCGATCTCGGTGCTCACCGAGCCGAGCCACTTCGGCGGCTCGCCCGAGGCGCTGACCCGGATCCGAGAGGCCGTCGACGTCCCGGTCCTCCGCAAGGACTTCGTCCTTCGGGAAGAACAGATGGACGCCGTCGAGGCCGACCTCCTCCTGTTGATCACTCGGTTCGTCGGCGTTCGCGAATCGAACGATTCGCGGGCCGATCAGAGCGCGTCGCGTTCCGACGCTGCCCTCGAGGAACTCATCGTGGCGGCCCGCGACCGAGGCTTCCAGCCGCTGGTCGAGGTTCACGACCGGGCGGAACTCGAGACCGCGCTCCAGGCGGGGGCGGAACTCATCGGCGTGAACAACCGGGATCTGGCGCGTCTCGAGGTGGACCTCGAAACCTTCGAGTCCGTCGCGCCCCACGCGCCTGATGAGGTGACGTTGATCGCCGAGAGCGGCGTGTCGACGCCCGACGACGTCCGACGGATGCGAGAGGCGGGCGCCGACGCCCTCCTGATCGGCAGCGCCGTCATGGACCACGGCGCGGGCGACAGCGACGTGGCCGAGAACACCCGGCGATTGGTCCGAGCGGCCGACAGAGACGGAATCGAAGAGGAAGACCAGATATGA
- a CDS encoding MGMT family protein, with protein MEDVTDAGIYARESSYLDRSVQIGAASGRVLRVSFPTIPEDEAEAEHPVLEHIFEYLDGLEEIDFDDVQIALTVPTDQRAVLEQVRGIPYGEQVDVEALARMTSGLDPDDEDDIILVRTALEENPTPILIPDHRVRDGPSAAPPAVEQKLRSLEEL; from the coding sequence ATGGAGGACGTTACGGACGCCGGAATCTACGCGCGGGAATCGTCGTATCTCGATCGATCCGTCCAGATCGGTGCCGCCAGCGGACGTGTTCTGCGTGTTTCGTTTCCGACCATCCCGGAAGACGAGGCCGAAGCCGAACACCCCGTTCTCGAGCACATCTTCGAGTACCTCGATGGACTCGAGGAGATCGACTTCGACGACGTACAGATCGCTCTGACCGTCCCGACCGACCAGCGGGCCGTCTTGGAGCAGGTGCGGGGGATTCCCTACGGCGAGCAGGTCGATGTCGAAGCGCTCGCTCGGATGACGTCCGGTCTCGATCCGGACGACGAGGACGACATCATCCTCGTCCGAACCGCTCTCGAAGAGAATCCAACGCCGATTTTGATCCCCGATCACCGCGTCCGCGACGGGCCGAGCGCTGCGCCGCCGGCCGTCGAACAGAAGTTGCGCTCGCTCGAGGAGTTGTAA
- a CDS encoding CPBP family intramembrane glutamic endopeptidase: MAAWATFAGITGVVLVLLLVLSRQTQSAFSDSDDDSLERPESSATDASLGTDADLEADLDTGEKRVSSDTSPDTRSERGGPRQSEEFDPESLSTAELLANVALSQGLFAIVLIGAVIYAGIPADALGIEFSRSFLERGLVVGTASGLALYVANEIGAAVSTRFGFDHDEDLRELLAPETLSGWLALLVIVLPIIAFFEELLFRAALIGALSAGFGISPWLLAVGSSVAFAAGHGMQGSVGVVVTGLLGFVLAAIFVVTGSLLAVVVAHYLINALEFAVHEGVGFEWAQTLES, encoded by the coding sequence ATGGCCGCCTGGGCGACGTTCGCCGGAATCACGGGCGTCGTCCTCGTCTTGTTACTCGTTCTTTCACGTCAGACGCAGTCCGCGTTTTCCGACTCGGATGACGACAGCCTCGAGCGACCGGAGTCGTCCGCCACCGACGCTTCTCTCGGGACGGATGCCGATCTCGAGGCCGATCTCGACACCGGCGAGAAACGAGTATCTTCGGACACGTCGCCTGATACGCGGAGCGAACGCGGCGGACCCCGCCAGTCGGAGGAGTTCGATCCCGAGTCGTTGTCGACCGCCGAACTGCTGGCGAACGTCGCGCTCTCGCAGGGGCTGTTCGCGATCGTTTTGATCGGGGCGGTGATCTACGCGGGGATTCCAGCCGACGCGCTGGGGATCGAGTTCTCGCGGTCGTTTCTCGAGCGGGGACTGGTGGTGGGAACGGCGTCCGGGCTCGCACTCTACGTCGCGAACGAGATCGGTGCGGCGGTCTCGACCCGGTTCGGGTTCGATCATGACGAGGATCTTCGCGAACTGCTGGCCCCGGAAACGCTATCGGGCTGGCTCGCCCTCCTGGTGATCGTCCTCCCCATCATCGCATTTTTCGAGGAGCTGCTCTTTCGGGCGGCGCTGATCGGCGCTCTCTCGGCCGGCTTCGGCATCTCGCCGTGGCTACTTGCCGTCGGTTCGTCGGTCGCCTTCGCCGCCGGCCACGGAATGCAGGGCTCCGTCGGTGTCGTCGTCACCGGCCTTCTCGGGTTCGTTCTCGCGGCGATCTTTGTGGTCACCGGAAGCCTTCTCGCGGTCGTCGTCGCCCACTATCTGATCAACGCCCTCGAGTTCGCAGTTCACGAAGGAGTCGGCTTCGAGTGGGCTCAGACCCTCGAAAGCTAA
- the lonB gene encoding ATP-dependent protease LonB: MSNDTNVDDPPEDVTGTGSEPDEEQAQPHQQEPERQGERSPPDEDGDQRDDVDGDEFEDPIDEFESDASEAEDDIETVNDLGSTVEVDPGVEVDEEIAEDDLLGGLQIDSTDDIEVPDRLVDQVIGQDEARDIIIKAAKQRRHVMMIGSPGTGKSMLAKAMSQLLPKEDLQDVLVYHNPDDGNAPKVRTVPAGKGEQIIDAHKEEARKRNQMRSILMWVIIAIIIGYAILSPASILLGILAAGIVWLIFRYTSRGTDAMVPNMIVNNGDKRTAPFEDATGAHAGALLGDVRHDPFQSGGMETPSHDRVEPGSIHKSNKGVLFVDEINTLDVRTQQKLMTAIQEGEFSITGQSERSSGAMVQTEPVPCDFIMIAAGNLDAMENMHPALRNRVKGYGYEVYMEDTIEDTPEMRRKYARFIAQEVERDGRLPHFTADAVEELILESKRRSGRKNHLTLHFRSLGGLVRVAGDIARAEDRERTTRDDVLQAKRRSRSIEQQLADDYIERRKDYELQVTKDGVEGRVNGLAVMGEDSGIMLPVMAEIAPAQGPGQVIATGQLKEMAEESVQNVSAIIKKFSDVNLSEKDIHIQFVQAGEGGVDGDSASITVATAVISALEDIPVDQSIAMTGSLSVRGDVLPVGGVTHKIEAAAKAGCKTVIIPKANEQDVMIEDEYEEMIEIIPCSNISEVLEVALIGQPEKDSLLDRLKSITGTAFDQGSVGSASGSNPSPQ, encoded by the coding sequence ATGAGTAACGATACGAACGTTGACGACCCTCCCGAAGACGTTACTGGCACCGGGTCTGAGCCTGACGAGGAGCAGGCACAGCCTCACCAGCAGGAGCCAGAGCGTCAGGGAGAACGGTCGCCGCCCGATGAGGACGGCGACCAGCGCGACGACGTCGACGGTGATGAGTTCGAGGATCCGATAGACGAGTTCGAGTCTGACGCATCCGAAGCGGAGGACGATATCGAAACCGTCAACGACCTCGGGAGTACGGTCGAAGTCGATCCCGGCGTCGAAGTCGACGAAGAGATCGCCGAAGACGACCTCCTCGGCGGTCTTCAGATCGACTCGACGGATGATATCGAAGTCCCGGATCGACTCGTCGACCAGGTCATCGGGCAGGACGAGGCACGGGACATCATCATCAAAGCGGCGAAACAGCGCCGCCACGTCATGATGATCGGATCGCCGGGGACCGGAAAGTCGATGCTGGCGAAAGCGATGAGCCAGCTGCTTCCGAAAGAAGACCTTCAGGACGTCTTGGTCTACCACAACCCGGACGACGGTAACGCGCCGAAGGTCCGAACTGTCCCCGCGGGGAAGGGCGAACAGATCATCGACGCCCACAAGGAAGAAGCCCGCAAGCGCAACCAGATGCGCTCGATCCTGATGTGGGTCATCATCGCGATCATCATCGGCTACGCGATTCTTAGCCCGGCCAGCATCCTGCTCGGCATCCTCGCGGCGGGTATCGTCTGGCTGATCTTCCGCTACACCTCCCGCGGCACGGACGCGATGGTGCCCAACATGATCGTCAACAACGGCGACAAGCGCACCGCGCCGTTCGAGGACGCGACCGGTGCCCACGCCGGCGCACTGCTGGGCGACGTCCGCCACGACCCGTTCCAGTCCGGCGGGATGGAGACGCCGTCTCACGACCGCGTCGAACCGGGCTCGATCCACAAGTCCAACAAGGGCGTGTTGTTCGTCGACGAGATCAACACGCTCGACGTCCGCACCCAGCAGAAGCTGATGACGGCGATCCAGGAGGGCGAGTTCTCGATTACGGGCCAGTCCGAGCGCTCCTCGGGCGCGATGGTCCAGACCGAACCCGTCCCCTGTGACTTCATCATGATCGCCGCGGGGAACCTGGACGCGATGGAGAACATGCACCCCGCACTCCGTAACCGAGTCAAAGGATACGGCTACGAGGTGTACATGGAGGATACCATCGAGGACACCCCCGAGATGCGGCGCAAGTACGCCCGCTTCATCGCCCAGGAGGTCGAACGCGACGGTCGCCTCCCCCACTTCACCGCCGACGCCGTCGAGGAGCTCATCCTCGAGTCCAAGCGTCGCTCGGGTCGGAAGAACCACCTGACGCTTCACTTCCGCAGCCTGGGTGGGCTGGTCCGCGTCGCCGGCGACATCGCCCGCGCCGAGGACCGAGAGCGAACCACCCGCGACGACGTCTTGCAGGCCAAACGCCGCTCCCGGTCGATCGAGCAACAGCTCGCCGACGACTACATCGAACGGCGCAAGGACTACGAACTGCAGGTCACCAAAGACGGCGTCGAGGGTCGCGTCAACGGCCTCGCCGTCATGGGTGAAGACTCCGGTATCATGCTCCCCGTCATGGCCGAAATCGCCCCCGCTCAGGGACCGGGCCAAGTCATCGCGACGGGCCAACTCAAGGAGATGGCCGAGGAGTCCGTCCAGAACGTCTCGGCGATCATCAAGAAGTTCTCGGACGTGAACCTCTCGGAGAAGGACATCCACATCCAGTTCGTCCAGGCCGGCGAGGGCGGCGTCGACGGCGACTCCGCCTCCATCACGGTGGCGACCGCCGTCATCAGCGCCCTCGAGGACATTCCGGTCGACCAGTCGATCGCGATGACCGGATCGCTGTCGGTGCGGGGCGACGTGCTCCCGGTCGGCGGGGTCACCCACAAGATCGAAGCCGCCGCCAAAGCCGGCTGCAAGACGGTCATCATCCCCAAGGCTAACGAACAAGACGTCATGATCGAAGACGAGTACGAGGAGATGATCGAGATCATCCCCTGTTCGAACATCAGCGAGGTCCTCGAGGTTGCCCTTATCGGCCAACCCGAGAAGGACTCGCTGCTCGATCGGCTCAAGTCGATCACCGGCACCGCCTTCGACCAGGGCTCCGTCGGCTCCGCGAGCGGCTCGAACCCGAGCCCACAATAG
- a CDS encoding nicotinamide-nucleotide adenylyltransferase, which produces MSRGFYIGRFQPFHNGHLSMVEQIAEDVDELVLGIGSADDSHTVRNPFTAGERIMMITKALVDHDLVTYAVPIEDLERNSVWVSHVQSMSPDFDVAYSNNPLVIQLFREADIEIRQSPMFNREVLEGSEVRERMITGGDWETLVPEAVVGVIREIDGIERIQMISGSDSNGA; this is translated from the coding sequence ATGAGCCGGGGGTTCTACATTGGCCGTTTTCAGCCCTTCCACAACGGTCACCTCAGTATGGTCGAGCAGATCGCCGAGGACGTCGACGAACTCGTTCTCGGGATCGGGAGCGCCGACGATTCACACACCGTCCGGAATCCGTTCACGGCCGGCGAACGAATCATGATGATCACGAAGGCTCTCGTCGATCACGACCTCGTGACGTACGCCGTTCCCATCGAGGACTTGGAGCGCAATTCCGTCTGGGTGAGCCACGTCCAGAGCATGAGCCCCGATTTCGACGTCGCCTACTCGAACAACCCGCTCGTGATTCAACTGTTCCGGGAAGCCGATATCGAGATCCGTCAGTCGCCGATGTTCAACCGCGAGGTACTCGAGGGCAGTGAGGTCCGCGAACGGATGATTACCGGCGGCGACTGGGAGACGCTCGTTCCCGAAGCCGTCGTCGGCGTCATCAGGGAAATCGACGGTATCGAGCGCATCCAGATGATCAGCGGCTCGGACTCGAACGGCGCGTAA
- a CDS encoding SAM hydrolase/SAM-dependent halogenase family protein produces MITLASDFGTPYPAAMKGVLRHRTDAELIDVAHDFPRQDVRAAAFWLREVLPYFPPATHLVVVDPGVGTDRNALVVRAGEHALVGPDNGVLLPAARRLAGDADLETYLIDERRLEPVEPAGSGPSVTATAETGAGPASNTFHGRDVFAPAAAGVHETAIEDLGDLGWLSPLEGSAVDLELPDAALEDERATGEVLVVDDFGNVVTNVPGDFLAGRDRVVANGEAVPVGETFAAVPIGNRIATVGSHGYVELDVNRGRGEAAFGLETGDRVVLEATSPAGK; encoded by the coding sequence GTGATCACGCTCGCGTCCGACTTCGGCACGCCCTACCCCGCGGCGATGAAGGGCGTCCTCCGTCACCGAACCGACGCCGAACTGATCGACGTGGCCCACGACTTCCCCCGGCAGGACGTCCGCGCCGCCGCCTTCTGGCTCCGGGAGGTGTTGCCGTACTTTCCACCGGCGACCCACCTCGTCGTGGTCGACCCCGGCGTCGGGACCGACCGCAACGCGCTCGTCGTCCGCGCTGGCGAGCACGCGCTCGTCGGTCCCGACAACGGCGTCCTGCTCCCCGCCGCGCGACGGCTCGCCGGTGACGCCGACCTCGAGACCTACTTGATCGACGAGCGTCGCCTCGAGCCCGTCGAACCGGCCGGATCGGGGCCGTCCGTCACGGCTACCGCCGAAACGGGCGCTGGACCGGCGAGCAACACGTTCCACGGTCGAGATGTCTTCGCGCCCGCGGCTGCGGGCGTTCACGAGACCGCCATCGAGGACCTCGGCGATCTGGGGTGGCTCTCGCCGCTCGAGGGGTCGGCCGTCGATCTCGAGCTTCCCGATGCAGCACTCGAAGACGAGCGCGCGACGGGCGAGGTGCTGGTCGTCGATGACTTCGGGAACGTCGTTACGAACGTTCCCGGCGACTTCCTCGCGGGACGCGACCGAGTCGTCGCGAACGGCGAGGCCGTTCCGGTGGGCGAGACGTTCGCCGCCGTGCCGATCGGTAATCGAATCGCGACCGTCGGCAGCCACGGCTACGTCGAACTCGACGTCAACCGGGGCCGTGGCGAGGCGGCGTTCGGGCTCGAGACCGGTGATCGGGTCGTCCTCGAGGCAACCAGTCCGGCTGGAAAGTAG